In Deltaproteobacteria bacterium CG11_big_fil_rev_8_21_14_0_20_49_13, the genomic window ACAGTTTCTCAACTTGGTTACATGTTCCTTGGAATGGGGACCGGCATATATTCAGCCGGAATCTTTCATCTTGTAACGCACGCGTTCTTTAAGGCGTGCCTATTCCTTGGAGCGGGTAGCGTTATTCTTGGCATGCACCACGAGCAGAACATAGAAAAGATGGGCGGACTTAAAGATCACATGCCGATAACTTTCTGGACCTTTCTCCTTGCAACGCTTGCCCTTGCCGGCATCTTTCCGCTGGCGGGATTTTTCAGCAAGGACGAGATCTTGTGGCAGGCGTTTTCCATGGGCCAGATGAAATGGCTCTTTTATATCCTATGGGCGGTCGCGTTGCTGGGGGCTCTTGGCACGGCCTTCTATATGTTCCGCTTGGTGAGCCTTGCCTTTTTCGGAAAACTTCGCACGCGCAGAGAGGTTGAGCGTAACGAGGCCGACGCGCTTGATGTCAGCCATAAGGTGGAGGACCTTCATCAGCCAATGACGCCTCAGGAACAGGCTCCTGCTATTACGGTTGTGCTCGTTATTCTTGCCGCGCTTTCTGTGCTTGGCGGATTTTTGGGGATTCCGCACGCCCTTGGGAAATTGGTCGGGGCCCCGAATTTATTTGAACGGTGGCTGGAACCGGTATTTGCTTCGCCCATCCTTCGTAAGGAGGGGGTGGGGGGGGTCGGTCATGCGAGCGGTCTCTGGGTCGAATATCTTCTGATGCTTGTATCTCTTCTTGCCGCCGCCGGCGGTATTGTGCTGGCCGTATGGCTCTACACAAGAAGGAAAGATATTGTCGATAGGTTCGTTGCGAAATTCGGTTTTGTTTATAAGGTGGTCTACAATAAATTCTACGTCGATGAGCTCTACGACATCTTATTTGTAAGAAGCCTGCTTAAGTTCAACGACTTCTTAAAGGCATTCGACCAGAAGATAGTGGACGGCCTCGTTAATGCCGCCGCTTCTCTCGGAGTTTTCTGGGCCGCCGTTTCCGGCTGGTGCGACTCGTTCTTTGTGGACGGAGCGGTGAACATGGTCGCCGAGGCAACGATAGATTCGGGCAAAAAATTAAGAAAGATCCAAACGGGAAAGATCCAACATTATTTTTATATAGTGGTCTTCGGACTTATAGTTCTATTGTTCTGGAGGGTATTTTAAATGCAATTTCCAATTTTAACGGTCATAACCTTTACCCCGCTTCTTGGCGCGCTGATCATCCCTTTTCTGCCTAAGGGAAGTAATTCCGCCGTTAAGTGGACCGCGCTTATCGCAACAATTCCGTCACTTGTATGCGCCGCCATCATCTTCTACCTTTTTCAGCGCGGTGTGGCGGGGATGCAGTTCGTCGAAGGTCCCTTTACATGGATAGCCACATATAACATTCAATATTATCTCGGGATAGACGGCCTCGCGGCCCCGATGGTGCTACTCACACCTCTCATCTCCACCATCTGCATCATCGCCTCGTGGAATATAAATAAGCAGGTGAAGGGATATTTTTCGCTCTTTTTGCTACTCCAGGCTGGCATGACGGGCGTCTTTGTGGCTCTCGACTTCTTCCTTTTCTACATCTTCTGGGAAGTGATGCTTCTCCCAATGTACTTCCTTATCGGTATCTGGGGCGGCCCAAGGAGAGAATACGCCGCGATAAAGTTCTTCCTGTATACGCTTATTGGTAGCGTCATGATGCTCCTTGTAATGATTGCGTTCTATTTTTACAGCGAAGGTCATACGTTCAACATGTTGACGCTCATGAATCAGGCGACACACATAGGGCCCATGACCACGCATACGTTCCGTCTTGTCTGCTGGCTGGGGCTTATGATCGCTTTTGCCATTAAGGTGCCGGTTTTTCCGTTCCACACATGGCTCCCCGACGCTCACGTTGAGGCGCCCACGGCGATATCGGTCATTCTTGCCGGCGTACTCCTTAAAATGGGCACCTACGGCATGATCCGTTTTTGTTTCCCGATGTTCCCCGATATCACGTTCGAGCTGGCAAAGTGGATCGCCGTCTTTGGCCTCATTAATATCGTTTATGGCGCGCTCTGCGCCATGGCGCAGAAGGATTTCAAGCGCCTCATCGCATATTCTTCGATAAGTCACATGGGCTTCTGTTTGCTTGGCATGGCGAGTCTCACCAGCGAAGGGATGAACGGCGCGGTGCTACAGATGTTCAACCACGGCACCATCACCGCCCAGCTCTTCCTTATTGTCGGGATTCTTTATGACCGCGCCCATCACAGAGATATCGACAGCTTCGGAGGTCTTGCCCACATTATGCCGCGTTACGCGGTTTGGACGGCCATAGCCTTCTTTGCGGCCTTGGGTCTGCCAGGACTTTCGGGTTTTATAAGCGAGGTTTTGGTGTTCTTAGGAGCGTTCAAGACGTGGCCTCTTATCACGGCCTTCTCGGCCACAGGCGTGGTCCTTACCGCCGCATATATTCTATGGACGTATCAGAGGATATTTTTAGGGAAGATCAACGAAAAATATGCGTCGCTTCCAGATATTAACCGGCGGGAAATGCTGACCCTTGCTCCGCTTGTGGTTATCGTCTTCATATTGGGAGTATATCCTAAGGTGATGCTTGATATAATGAATGCAACGCTTGTCAGTATAAACGGGATCTTTGTTAAATAGAACTTATGCCTAATCTTTTAAGTATAAACTTTTTTGTTCCGGAGCTGGTCCTTTCGGCGACGGTTCTTATCCTTCTCGTAGGTTCACTTTTCAAGGGTTTCAATAAAGGTCTTGTCTCATCGTATCTGGCGATGGCGGGGCTTTTGATCGCTTTTATCTTTTCTCTTTTTCAGTACAATGTGGGAACGCCGCCGATATTCTGGGGGATGATAGTTGTAGATAAACCTTTGATATTCTTTAAGGCGATCTTTTCAATAACGGCCGTTCTAATAATAATATTCTCGCAGAGGTCGAAAGAATTATTTCCCATCCTTACGAAGGAGGGGAAAGGGGATGCTCCCGAATATTATGCCCTTATCGTGGGTTCCGTTCTCGGCATGAACCTTCTCGCCGGCGCCAATAATCTTTTAATGATCTATTTGGCGCTCGAATTTGTAAGCCTTCTCTCCTATGTGCTCGTTGGCTACGTGAAGGATTCTCCCCGTTCGGGAGAGGCGGCCCTTAAATATGTCCTGTACGGCGCGGTTGCCTCCGGCGTATTCCTTTTCGGCGCAAGTCTTTATTATGGCGCCACCGGTTCTTTATATCTCAGCGGCTTTTCTTCGCTTGCCCATCTCCCTTCTTCCATCATCTCCTTGGCCGGCATCCTAATGCTTGCCGGTTTTTTCTATAAGATAGCCGCCGTCCCCATGCAGGCATGGTGCCCTGATGTGTACGAAGGGGCGCCTATACCCATTACCGCGTTCCTCTCCGTTGCCCCAAAGGCGGCCGGATTCGCGATTTTAATGAGGGTCTCAAGCGAACAGGGTCTTACGTTCGGATGGCCGCTGATCATTGTAGCCGTCTCGGCTCTTACGATGACGTTCGGCA contains:
- a CDS encoding NADH-quinone oxidoreductase subunit L, translated to MNYIRYSYLIPLLPLFGAAVNGFLSYAKAKVPKWFTNVVACGAIFASFIISCGVFYQLSLLEPEARSITINWFTWFDLAALKANVAFLIDPLSVVMTLVVSGVGFLIHVYSIGYMASDPSYKRFFSYLNLFCFAMLTLVLADNLLLMFVGWEGVGLCSYLLIGFWFEHKPNAVAGMKAFIVNRIGDLGFLLGVLVLFWGLYAAGHPSVTFIDIKANAHTLEGVMMGPYTLVTVACTLLFVGACGKSAQLPLYVWLPDAMAGPTPVSALIHAATMVTAGVYMIGRMNFLYSMSPAALSIVATVGAATALFAAVIGFAQKDIKKVLAYSTVSQLGYMFLGMGTGIYSAGIFHLVTHAFFKACLFLGAGSVILGMHHEQNIEKMGGLKDHMPITFWTFLLATLALAGIFPLAGFFSKDEILWQAFSMGQMKWLFYILWAVALLGALGTAFYMFRLVSLAFFGKLRTRREVERNEADALDVSHKVEDLHQPMTPQEQAPAITVVLVILAALSVLGGFLGIPHALGKLVGAPNLFERWLEPVFASPILRKEGVGGVGHASGLWVEYLLMLVSLLAAAGGIVLAVWLYTRRKDIVDRFVAKFGFVYKVVYNKFYVDELYDILFVRSLLKFNDFLKAFDQKIVDGLVNAAASLGVFWAAVSGWCDSFFVDGAVNMVAEATIDSGKKLRKIQTGKIQHYFYIVVFGLIVLLFWRVF
- a CDS encoding NADH-quinone oxidoreductase subunit N codes for the protein MPNLLSINFFVPELVLSATVLILLVGSLFKGFNKGLVSSYLAMAGLLIAFIFSLFQYNVGTPPIFWGMIVVDKPLIFFKAIFSITAVLIIIFSQRSKELFPILTKEGKGDAPEYYALIVGSVLGMNLLAGANNLLMIYLALEFVSLLSYVLVGYVKDSPRSGEAALKYVLYGAVASGVFLFGASLYYGATGSLYLSGFSSLAHLPSSIISLAGILMLAGFFYKIAAVPMQAWCPDVYEGAPIPITAFLSVAPKAAGFAILMRVSSEQGLTFGWPLIIVAVSALTMTFGNLAAIPQNNIKRLLAYSSIAHAGYLLMGVACATSKGFQAVYFYFIAYLVMNLGAFLVVEIVSNKTGSEGMESFKGLGRRGGYGTILGIVMTIFLLSLTGVPPFVGFVGKFYIFSAVVEAKLYWLAIVGIVNSVISLYYYMRVVKTMFFDESTDQAPFTVDAARLGTLAIFLAVLTIVLGLFWQPISTLVLSL
- a CDS encoding oxidoreductase, which encodes MQFPILTVITFTPLLGALIIPFLPKGSNSAVKWTALIATIPSLVCAAIIFYLFQRGVAGMQFVEGPFTWIATYNIQYYLGIDGLAAPMVLLTPLISTICIIASWNINKQVKGYFSLFLLLQAGMTGVFVALDFFLFYIFWEVMLLPMYFLIGIWGGPRREYAAIKFFLYTLIGSVMMLLVMIAFYFYSEGHTFNMLTLMNQATHIGPMTTHTFRLVCWLGLMIAFAIKVPVFPFHTWLPDAHVEAPTAISVILAGVLLKMGTYGMIRFCFPMFPDITFELAKWIAVFGLINIVYGALCAMAQKDFKRLIAYSSISHMGFCLLGMASLTSEGMNGAVLQMFNHGTITAQLFLIVGILYDRAHHRDIDSFGGLAHIMPRYAVWTAIAFFAALGLPGLSGFISEVLVFLGAFKTWPLITAFSATGVVLTAAYILWTYQRIFLGKINEKYASLPDINRREMLTLAPLVVIVFILGVYPKVMLDIMNATLVSINGIFVK